One genomic window of Novosphingobium aureum includes the following:
- a CDS encoding superoxide dismutase encodes MTIALMPLPYAHDALEPHISSKTLEIHHGAHHKAYVDKLNAAIEGTDNAGKSVEKITKSSSGGLFNNAAQTYNHGFYWMSLSPEKTEPSESLATAIKNDFGSMDALLEALTNEAVGHFASGWAWLVVDGGKLKVISTHDAETAITSDVNPLVTIDVWEHAYYIDQMNKRPAYVKAVLENLINWKFASDNFDRGTAWTYPA; translated from the coding sequence ATGACCATCGCCCTGATGCCGCTGCCCTACGCGCACGACGCACTCGAACCGCACATCTCGAGCAAGACCCTCGAGATCCACCACGGCGCGCACCACAAGGCCTACGTCGACAAGCTGAACGCTGCGATCGAGGGCACGGACAATGCCGGCAAGTCGGTCGAGAAAATCACCAAGTCCTCGTCGGGCGGCCTGTTCAACAACGCGGCGCAGACCTACAACCACGGCTTCTACTGGATGAGCCTGAGCCCCGAAAAGACCGAGCCGAGCGAGAGCCTCGCAACCGCCATCAAGAACGACTTCGGTTCGATGGACGCGCTGCTCGAGGCACTGACCAACGAGGCCGTCGGCCACTTCGCTTCGGGCTGGGCATGGCTCGTCGTCGACGGCGGCAAGCTCAAGGTTATCTCGACCCACGACGCCGAGACCGCGATCACCTCCGACGTGAACCCGCTCGTCACCATCGACGTGTGGGAGCACGCCTACTACATCGACCAGATGAACAAGCGCCCGGCCTACGTGAAGGCGGTGCTCGAGAACCTGATCAACTGGAAGTTCGCCAGCGACAACTTCGACCGCGGCACGGCCTGGACCTACCCGGCCTGA
- a CDS encoding DUF1570 domain-containing protein — MNKLKWQAALRAPVLGAALALLAWPGTALADWYRADSDHFIVYANDSWRDIEDFTKDLERFHVAMARTTATEVTVPSPSNRVTIYVVRSAKEVREIHGGDSKYLNGFYLPRAGGSLAIVPRIGSGSSTRDVAMITLLHEYAHHFLISAQRQQMPRWVSEGGAEFFASVNFLKDGTVQIGRAAQHRGYELFNAEPVPVEELLDPAVYEAREHKRYDAFYGRAWLLYHYLTFSKERAGQLTAYLRALASGTDEREAALQVFGDFDALDDELGHYLRQRRIMMMELKGSSVPTGKIAITQLSEGEAEIMPLRIRSKRGVDLEQARELLGEVHEIAAAYPDDPGVLSVLAEAEHDAHNYQAAVDAADRAIALDPTRTNAYVQKGYALFALARDTEGTGAKRAEAYKRAREPFIALNRIENDHPLPLVWFYRSYVESGKDPSELALRGLVRASELAPFDLDLQMQVALALIPAGYQDVAAYHLGPVAHNPHGGSGAAAARALLERLEREPKWDGKDIGAVMAQAFSDPEEDAPLPGPESAPEGEEPDGKASHD; from the coding sequence GTGAATAAATTGAAATGGCAGGCAGCCCTTCGCGCGCCGGTTCTGGGCGCGGCGCTGGCGCTGCTTGCATGGCCCGGGACCGCGCTTGCCGATTGGTACCGTGCCGACAGCGATCACTTCATCGTCTACGCCAACGACAGCTGGCGCGACATCGAGGACTTCACGAAGGACCTCGAGCGGTTTCACGTGGCCATGGCCCGCACTACCGCGACCGAGGTCACCGTACCCAGTCCCTCGAACCGGGTGACGATCTACGTCGTGCGCAGTGCCAAGGAAGTGCGCGAGATCCATGGCGGCGATTCGAAGTATCTCAACGGCTTCTACCTGCCGCGCGCCGGCGGCTCGCTGGCGATCGTGCCGCGCATTGGTTCGGGCTCGTCGACCCGCGACGTGGCGATGATCACGCTGCTCCACGAATACGCGCACCATTTCCTGATCTCGGCACAGCGCCAGCAGATGCCGCGCTGGGTTTCCGAAGGCGGCGCCGAATTCTTCGCCTCGGTCAACTTCCTGAAGGACGGCACCGTGCAGATCGGCCGCGCCGCGCAGCATCGCGGCTACGAGCTGTTCAATGCCGAGCCCGTGCCCGTCGAGGAACTGCTCGACCCCGCAGTCTACGAGGCGCGCGAGCACAAGCGCTACGATGCCTTCTACGGCAGGGCCTGGCTGCTCTACCACTACCTCACCTTCAGCAAGGAACGCGCAGGCCAGCTCACCGCCTACCTGCGCGCGCTAGCCTCGGGTACCGACGAGCGCGAGGCCGCACTGCAGGTCTTCGGCGACTTCGACGCGCTCGACGACGAACTCGGCCATTACCTGCGCCAGCGGCGCATCATGATGATGGAGCTCAAGGGCAGCAGCGTGCCCACCGGGAAGATCGCGATCACCCAGCTGAGCGAGGGCGAGGCGGAAATCATGCCGCTCAGGATACGCTCCAAGCGCGGCGTCGATCTCGAACAGGCCAGGGAACTGCTCGGCGAGGTTCACGAGATCGCGGCGGCCTATCCCGACGATCCCGGCGTGCTGAGCGTACTGGCCGAGGCCGAGCACGACGCGCACAACTATCAGGCCGCGGTGGATGCCGCCGATCGCGCCATCGCGCTCGATCCCACCCGCACCAATGCCTATGTCCAGAAGGGCTATGCACTCTTCGCGCTGGCGCGTGACACCGAAGGAACGGGCGCCAAGCGGGCAGAAGCCTACAAGCGCGCGCGCGAGCCGTTCATCGCGCTCAACCGGATCGAGAACGACCACCCGCTGCCGCTCGTGTGGTTCTACCGCAGCTATGTCGAGAGCGGCAAGGATCCCAGCGAACTGGCGCTGCGCGGACTGGTGCGTGCCTCCGAACTTGCCCCCTTCGACCTCGACCTGCAGATGCAGGTCGCGCTCGCGCTGATCCCGGCGGGTTATCAGGACGTCGCTGCGTATCACCTCGGCCCGGTCGCGCACAATCCGCACGGCGGTTCGGGCGCGGCAGCCGCGCGTGCGCTGCTCGAGCGGCTGGAGCGCGAGCCCAAGTGGGACGGCAAGGACATCGGGGCGGTGATGGCACAGGCCTTCTCCGATCCCGAGGAGGACGCGCCCCTGCCCGGTCCCGAAAGCGCGCCCGAAGGCGAGGAGCCCGACGGCAAGGCCAGTCACGACTGA
- a CDS encoding sigma-70 family RNA polymerase sigma factor, giving the protein MPDRIDPTSADEGFRRELMGVLPHLRAFARGLCGRHDFADDLVQETAVKAWTARERYQAGTNMRAWTFAILRNHYLSELRKSKRQTDLDEGVAERMLVMEADQEGPLHLGDMESALQKLAPERREAVILVGASGFSYEEAADIAGCPIGTMKSRVARARADLAKMLQTEPEKAAASR; this is encoded by the coding sequence ATGCCTGACCGTATCGATCCCACCAGCGCCGACGAAGGCTTCCGCCGCGAACTCATGGGTGTCCTGCCGCACTTGCGCGCCTTCGCGCGCGGCCTTTGCGGACGCCACGACTTCGCCGACGACCTCGTGCAGGAAACCGCGGTCAAGGCCTGGACGGCGCGCGAGCGCTATCAGGCGGGCACCAACATGCGTGCCTGGACCTTCGCGATCCTGCGCAACCACTATCTTTCCGAACTGCGCAAGTCCAAGCGCCAGACCGACCTCGACGAGGGCGTGGCCGAACGCATGCTGGTGATGGAGGCCGACCAGGAAGGTCCGCTCCATCTGGGCGACATGGAAAGCGCTCTCCAGAAGCTCGCGCCCGAACGGCGCGAGGCGGTGATCCTCGTGGGCGCCTCGGGCTTCAGCTACGAGGAGGCCGCCGATATCGCCGGTTGCCCGATCGGCACGATGAAGAGCCGCGTCGCCCGCGCACGCGCCGACCTCGCCAAGATGCTCCAGACCGAACCCGAAAAGGCCGCCGCCAGCCGCTGA
- a CDS encoding NepR family anti-sigma factor has product MTPHGEDRIERLIKELALSQPKSNGETGRMPGLPPEVRRDGEPGWAGGLRKLYNSVVDEPLPDSFKDLLKKLDDSGDA; this is encoded by the coding sequence TTGACCCCGCACGGCGAAGACCGCATTGAACGCTTGATCAAGGAGTTGGCTTTGTCACAGCCCAAGTCAAATGGCGAGACCGGCAGAATGCCGGGCCTGCCGCCGGAAGTCCGCCGAGACGGCGAACCCGGCTGGGCGGGCGGCTTGAGGAAGCTGTACAACTCCGTGGTGGACGAACCGCTTCCGGACAGCTTCAAGGACCTCCTTAAGAAGCTGGACGACAGCGGCGATGCCTGA
- a CDS encoding CHASE domain-containing protein — translation MVVDQPLLDRVEKQAWFHKYPRGWPFLLFVIASVTTAVSVMAIERADREARHVALASNMTEMASALQRRITENIAVLRAASALFATRSEVTPQQFSEFVGDMQGEGNLYGSLGIGWAPLVPASGLARFEVDQLEKGNVDVDFVVRPRPGGQRRVTTPIVYLAPLTNMNQRAIAYDMYSEPVRRAAMDKALALGRPIATGKVHLVQNVGEPDRAGFLIYMPVVTETNGRKRAKGFIYSPFQADTFLTSAAELYRNDNLELAIYDDKVAPENLLAQRLVDGTGGLILQRRLDVAGHTWVLQVRDRKGGSLSALSRITLFFGAIASLMVMAIGRLITKRAAEDRQVLEWLSSQASIRDSLTRELNHRVKNTLANVLSIAALTRRRSKDIDDFTQSLTARIRALSATHDLLSQSDWGFAALGDVVRSELAPYMEGNESHVEMTGPDIKLAPNDAMSLGLAIHELATNAAKYGALSTVGGRIHVNWQLLSHDLAEIDWREEGGPPVVEPSKRGFGRDLIEKIVAHELKSEVDLRFKPEGVECRLMVPVRNAREFALRAQKRRALTEATEPA, via the coding sequence GTGGTTGTTGACCAGCCTCTGCTGGACAGGGTCGAGAAACAGGCGTGGTTCCACAAGTACCCGCGTGGCTGGCCGTTCCTGCTCTTCGTGATCGCCAGCGTGACCACGGCGGTCTCGGTCATGGCGATCGAGCGCGCCGACCGCGAGGCGCGCCATGTCGCGCTCGCCAGCAACATGACCGAAATGGCCTCGGCCTTGCAGCGCAGGATAACCGAGAACATTGCGGTGCTGCGCGCGGCAAGCGCGCTGTTCGCGACGCGCAGCGAGGTCACCCCGCAGCAGTTCTCCGAATTCGTCGGCGACATGCAGGGCGAGGGTAACCTCTACGGCTCGCTGGGCATCGGCTGGGCGCCGCTGGTGCCCGCCTCGGGACTTGCCCGCTTCGAGGTCGACCAGCTCGAGAAGGGCAATGTCGACGTCGACTTCGTGGTGCGCCCGCGTCCCGGCGGTCAGCGCAGGGTGACGACCCCGATCGTCTATCTCGCGCCGCTCACCAACATGAACCAGCGCGCAATTGCCTACGACATGTATTCCGAGCCGGTGCGCCGCGCGGCGATGGACAAGGCGCTGGCGCTGGGCCGTCCGATCGCGACGGGCAAGGTGCACCTCGTGCAGAACGTGGGCGAACCCGATCGTGCGGGCTTTCTCATCTACATGCCGGTGGTCACCGAAACGAACGGGCGCAAGCGGGCCAAGGGCTTCATCTATAGCCCGTTCCAGGCCGATACCTTCCTGACCTCGGCAGCCGAGCTTTATCGCAACGACAATCTCGAACTGGCGATCTACGACGACAAGGTCGCGCCAGAGAACCTGCTCGCCCAGCGGCTGGTCGATGGCACGGGCGGGTTGATCCTGCAGCGCCGGCTCGATGTCGCTGGCCATACCTGGGTGCTGCAGGTGCGCGACCGCAAGGGCGGATCGCTCTCGGCGCTCTCGCGCATCACGCTGTTCTTCGGGGCGATTGCCTCGCTCATGGTCATGGCCATCGGACGCCTGATCACGAAGCGTGCGGCGGAGGACCGGCAGGTGCTCGAATGGCTTTCGAGCCAGGCCTCGATCCGCGATTCGCTGACCCGCGAGCTCAACCACCGGGTCAAGAACACGCTGGCCAACGTGCTCTCGATTGCCGCGCTGACCCGGCGTCGATCGAAGGACATCGACGACTTCACGCAGAGCCTCACCGCGCGTATCCGCGCGCTCTCGGCGACGCACGACCTGCTCTCGCAGTCGGACTGGGGCTTTGCCGCGCTGGGCGATGTAGTGCGCTCCGAGCTCGCGCCCTACATGGAGGGCAACGAGAGCCACGTCGAGATGACGGGCCCTGACATCAAGCTGGCCCCGAACGATGCGATGTCGCTGGGCCTCGCGATCCACGAACTGGCCACCAACGCGGCCAAGTACGGCGCGCTGAGCACCGTTGGTGGGCGCATTCACGTCAACTGGCAGCTGCTGTCGCACGATCTTGCCGAGATCGACTGGCGCGAGGAGGGCGGCCCGCCGGTGGTCGAGCCGTCCAAGCGCGGCTTCGGGCGCGACCTGATCGAAAAGATCGTCGCGCACGAGCTCAAGTCCGAGGTCGACCTGCGCTTCAAGCCCGAAGGGGTCGAGTGCCGCCTGATGGTCCCGGTGCGCAATGCGCGCGAGTTCGCCCTGCGCGCCCAGAAGCGCCGCGCCTTGACGGAAGCGACCGAACCGGCCTGA
- a CDS encoding response regulator, translating into MSVSDQIAIQLPYLRRYARALTGSQQSGDTYVRATLEAALADNALREQIAGNRAALYAAFTRIWSTGHVEGTAPEDPAAVPRELAAQSRLATIAPAHRQALLLTTVEEFSHADCATILGTTTEEVDALVSQAVREIEGESATRVLIIEDEPLISMQLEGLVSDLGHTVVGTAATRTQAIEIFEREPAGLVLADIQLADGSSGIDAVEDLLKLGDVPVIFITAYPERLLTGERPEPTYLVTKPFQENTVRAAISQALFFTERAPAS; encoded by the coding sequence ATGTCCGTCTCTGACCAGATTGCCATTCAGTTGCCTTATCTGCGCCGCTACGCCCGCGCGCTCACCGGCTCGCAGCAGTCGGGCGACACCTATGTGCGCGCGACGCTAGAGGCCGCGCTTGCGGACAATGCCCTGCGCGAGCAGATCGCCGGCAACCGCGCCGCGCTCTACGCGGCCTTCACCCGCATCTGGTCGACCGGCCACGTTGAGGGCACGGCCCCCGAAGATCCTGCGGCAGTACCGCGCGAGCTGGCGGCGCAGTCGCGCCTCGCGACGATCGCCCCGGCGCACCGACAGGCACTGCTGCTCACCACGGTCGAGGAATTCTCGCACGCCGACTGTGCAACGATCCTTGGCACGACGACCGAGGAGGTCGATGCGCTGGTCAGCCAGGCAGTGCGCGAGATCGAGGGCGAGAGCGCAACCCGCGTGCTCATCATCGAGGACGAGCCGCTCATCTCGATGCAGCTCGAGGGGCTTGTCTCCGACCTTGGCCACACCGTCGTCGGCACCGCTGCCACGCGCACGCAGGCCATCGAGATCTTCGAACGCGAACCGGCTGGGCTGGTCCTCGCCGACATCCAGCTCGCCGACGGCAGCTCGGGGATCGACGCGGTCGAGGACCTGCTCAAGCTGGGTGACGTGCCGGTGATCTTCATCACCGCCTACCCCGAGCGTCTGCTTACCGGCGAGCGGCCCGAGCCGACGTACCTCGTCACCAAGCCGTTCCAAGAAAACACCGTGCGCGCCGCAATCAGCCAGGCGCTGTTCTTCACCGAGCGCGCACCCGCCAGCTAA
- a CDS encoding sigma-70 family RNA polymerase sigma factor, translated as MTAAASDAPEAKQEITTLSDRDFKRALADVASHLRAFARGLCGDRDRADDLAQEAMLRAWAARERYAAGTNFKAWTFTILRNHFYSEARRARFHGEYDELAAERILRTDAAQESAVELADVLRALTAIPDNYREALVLVAAGHLSYEEIADICGIALGTVKSRICRARAMLSKIIESGQLPDSRHDFVLTGEAIDAFFAELSKVANIEQADLSAHHLNKAVRIAA; from the coding sequence ATGACCGCAGCAGCAAGCGACGCCCCTGAAGCAAAGCAGGAAATCACGACGCTGTCGGATCGGGACTTCAAGCGTGCACTCGCTGATGTCGCGTCACACCTGCGCGCTTTCGCGCGCGGCCTGTGCGGCGACCGCGATCGTGCCGACGACCTTGCCCAGGAAGCCATGCTGCGCGCCTGGGCCGCTCGCGAGCGCTATGCCGCCGGCACCAACTTCAAGGCATGGACCTTCACCATCCTGCGCAACCACTTCTATTCGGAAGCGCGCCGCGCCCGTTTCCATGGCGAATACGACGAGCTGGCCGCCGAGCGCATCCTGCGCACCGACGCGGCGCAGGAAAGCGCGGTGGAGCTTGCCGACGTGCTGCGTGCACTGACGGCCATCCCCGACAACTACCGCGAGGCGCTGGTGCTGGTCGCTGCAGGGCACCTTTCCTACGAGGAAATCGCCGATATCTGCGGGATTGCCCTGGGCACCGTGAAGAGCCGCATCTGCCGCGCACGTGCGATGCTCTCGAAGATCATCGAATCGGGCCAGCTGCCCGACTCGCGCCATGACTTCGTGCTCACCGGCGAGGCGATCGACGCCTTTTTCGCCGAGCTTTCGAAGGTCGCCAACATCGAACAGGCCGACCTGTCCGCCCATCACCTCAACAAGGCTGTTCGCATCGCCGCATGA
- a CDS encoding response regulator, producing MTRLHSSEARVLIVEDEFLLALQLEDILEDGGHVVAATLPDSRSLAKLSEAPDIALVDLNLRDGLTGPDVARQLSERYGIPVIYVTANPAQIGDPAATAVGVVQKPFTREAILGAIEFGLHHEGAHRPAGLEAVRSAA from the coding sequence GTGACCCGTCTGCACTCCAGTGAAGCGCGCGTGCTGATCGTCGAGGACGAGTTTCTCCTCGCGTTGCAGCTGGAAGACATTCTCGAGGATGGTGGCCATGTTGTTGCCGCCACCCTGCCGGACAGCCGCTCGCTGGCCAAGCTGAGCGAGGCGCCCGACATCGCGCTGGTCGATCTCAACCTGCGCGACGGGCTCACCGGGCCGGACGTCGCGCGCCAGTTGTCCGAGCGCTACGGCATTCCCGTGATCTACGTCACCGCCAACCCGGCGCAGATCGGCGACCCTGCTGCGACTGCAGTGGGCGTCGTACAAAAGCCCTTCACCCGCGAGGCGATCCTGGGCGCGATAGAATTCGGACTGCACCACGAAGGCGCGCACCGGCCAGCCGGACTGGAGGCCGTCCGTAGCGCGGCCTGA
- a CDS encoding hemerythrin domain-containing protein — protein sequence MADARIFRDLISDHDRHRELLEKIGETQGDSAERRELFEELRKELQAHAAAEEESLYATMLADPELRDDARHSVSEHKEIDDFLGELFEADMSSSGWLVKFKDMRHRYLHHIDEEEEDMFPAAAKGLSSEQEAQIAKVFEQRKPRELENAQDELPGDARE from the coding sequence GACGCCCGCATCTTTCGCGACCTGATCTCCGATCACGACCGCCACCGCGAACTGCTCGAGAAGATCGGCGAGACGCAAGGCGACAGCGCAGAGCGCCGCGAACTCTTCGAGGAACTGCGCAAGGAGCTGCAGGCTCATGCGGCAGCCGAAGAGGAATCGCTCTATGCGACCATGCTCGCCGATCCCGAGCTGCGCGACGACGCGCGCCATTCGGTATCCGAGCACAAGGAAATCGACGACTTCCTCGGTGAGCTGTTCGAAGCCGACATGAGCTCGAGCGGCTGGCTGGTGAAGTTCAAGGACATGCGCCACCGCTACCTGCACCACATCGACGAGGAGGAGGAGGACATGTTCCCCGCCGCCGCCAAGGGCCTCTCGTCCGAGCAGGAAGCGCAGATCGCCAAGGTCTTCGAGCAGCGCAAGCCGCGCGAATTGGAAAATGCGCAGGACGAGCTTCCGGGCGACGCGCGCGAATAA